In the genome of Planctomycetota bacterium, one region contains:
- a CDS encoding DUF115 domain-containing protein, whose protein sequence is MARKKMTSGQGFSKRMCSSSGGLGQSVGKLQALGLGVPIRTQAPRRSRGCVIISLWSFVYRMSTVLDRNLAALSRHNAVAAEQIRQSAPIDGLEWTAARDGAESASVAAQSDDGRLIRITLASRHQPLTDAEQFAAKANLNDHGTIIVLGFGLGYHVSKLADRVAGKGLLAIYEPDAGLMRSVLERIDYSTMFARGVLLLLGSPDEAEMTRRFEPHASLITQGVEFLSHAPTRRLHETDLTAFTEKFTKVVAFVRTTMATTLVNAALTCRNLAHNIGHYAAGATVNELAGAAAGYPAVLVSAGPSLAKNVALLSEPGMRERVVIIAVQTVLKPLLDRGIRPHFVTALDYHEISARFYEGLPPLPDVTLVAEAKAHHAILDAYPGPIRILQNSFLDRLLGPLHRPIKPMKPGSTVAHLSFYLAQHLGCDPIIFIGQDLGFSDGLYYSPGTAIHDVWAPELGVFNTIEMMEWQRIARHKAHLQKRTDVHGRPIYSDEQMLTYLAQFERDFAQASQTIIDATEGGLPKQHAAAMTLRAALDLYALRPLTHLPQASTSLDAQRLALVDDHLRRRLEQVKRFRNTSEQTLPLLRHMIEDQRDHAKMDRLFDQLEKRKREVAELQEAFTLVNDLNQIGLFKRVRADRAIEAGEHEDPYLRQARQLDRDIDNVQWLVDSCTETLEILHESISRLKTQKQQAAAERGAA, encoded by the coding sequence ATGGCCAGAAAGAAAATGACCAGCGGCCAGGGATTCTCAAAAAGGATGTGCTCCAGCAGCGGCGGGTTGGGCCAGTCGGTCGGCAAACTTCAAGCCCTCGGCTTGGGGGTTCCGATAAGAACACAAGCGCCCCGGCGGAGTCGGGGATGCGTGATTATATCTTTGTGGAGCTTCGTTTATCGCATGTCGACGGTTTTGGATCGCAATCTCGCCGCACTGTCGCGGCATAACGCCGTGGCGGCGGAGCAGATTCGACAATCCGCCCCGATCGACGGGCTGGAGTGGACCGCCGCGCGCGATGGGGCCGAGTCGGCCTCCGTGGCGGCGCAGTCCGACGACGGCCGGCTCATCCGAATCACCCTCGCCTCGCGCCATCAGCCGCTCACCGACGCCGAGCAGTTCGCCGCCAAGGCCAACCTCAATGACCACGGCACGATCATCGTGCTCGGGTTCGGCCTCGGGTATCACGTGAGCAAACTCGCCGACCGCGTCGCCGGCAAGGGACTGCTGGCCATCTATGAACCCGACGCCGGCCTGATGCGCTCGGTGCTCGAACGCATCGATTACTCGACGATGTTCGCCCGGGGCGTGCTGCTTTTGCTCGGCTCGCCGGACGAAGCGGAGATGACCCGGCGCTTCGAGCCGCACGCGAGCTTGATCACGCAGGGCGTCGAGTTCCTGTCCCACGCCCCGACGCGCCGGCTTCACGAAACCGACCTGACCGCGTTCACCGAGAAGTTCACGAAAGTCGTCGCCTTCGTGCGGACGACGATGGCGACCACGCTCGTCAACGCCGCGCTGACCTGCCGCAACCTCGCGCACAACATCGGGCACTACGCCGCGGGCGCGACGGTCAACGAGCTGGCCGGCGCCGCGGCGGGGTATCCGGCGGTGCTCGTGTCGGCGGGGCCGAGTCTGGCGAAGAATGTCGCGCTCCTGTCCGAGCCGGGCATGCGCGAGCGCGTGGTGATCATCGCCGTGCAGACCGTGCTCAAGCCGCTGCTCGATCGCGGCATCCGTCCGCATTTCGTCACGGCCCTGGACTATCACGAAATCTCGGCGCGCTTCTACGAAGGTCTGCCGCCATTGCCCGACGTGACGCTCGTCGCCGAGGCCAAGGCGCATCACGCCATTCTCGACGCCTACCCCGGTCCGATCCGCATTCTGCAAAACAGCTTCCTCGACCGCCTGCTGGGCCCGCTGCATCGGCCGATCAAGCCGATGAAGCCCGGCTCGACGGTGGCGCATCTGTCGTTCTATCTCGCTCAACATCTCGGTTGTGATCCGATCATCTTCATCGGACAGGACCTGGGCTTTTCCGACGGACTCTACTACAGCCCCGGCACGGCGATTCACGATGTCTGGGCCCCCGAGCTGGGCGTGTTCAACACGATCGAGATGATGGAATGGCAGCGCATCGCGCGGCACAAGGCGCATCTTCAGAAACGCACCGATGTGCACGGCCGCCCCATCTACTCCGACGAACAGATGCTCACCTACCTCGCCCAGTTCGAGCGCGACTTCGCCCAGGCGTCGCAGACGATCATTGACGCCACCGAAGGCGGCCTGCCCAAACAGCACGCCGCGGCGATGACCCTCCGGGCGGCGCTCGATCTGTACGCGCTTCGGCCGCTGACGCATCTGCCACAGGCGAGCACTTCGCTCGATGCCCAGCGGCTGGCGCTGGTCGACGACCATCTGCGCCGCCGGCTCGAACAGGTCAAACGATTCCGCAACACCAGCGAACAAACCCTGCCGCTGCTGCGACACATGATCGAAGATCAGCGGGACCATGCGAAGATGGACCGCCTTTTCGATCAGCTCGAAAAGCGCAAGCGCGAAGTCGCCGAGCTTCAGGAAGCGTTCACGCTCGTCAACGACCTCAACCAGATCGGCCTGTTCAAGCGCGTCCGCGCCGACCGGGCCATCGAGGCGGGCGAACACGAAGACCCCTACCTGCGTCAGGCCCGCCAGCTCGATCGCGATATCGACAATGTGCAGTGGCTCGTCGATTCGTGCACGGAGACGCTGGAGATTCTGCATGAGTCGATCAGCCGACTCAAAACGCAGAAGCAACAGGCCGCCGCTGAGCGAGGCGCCGCATGA
- a CDS encoding NTP transferase domain-containing protein, whose translation MARHHRRGARGEHSRGARRNGPARRSGGAGSADRIGGGRHQRPHQRRRAGDVREAHGHRCIQSRAHERRMAPQSPQGGPAVDRAPACQNGGECARTGELFRSVDVLLRACGDRSADDRRGTDAGPGGARHVAAEARDLPPARAPHDDSQRRIAGAVRSGLARRDARPARRTMESAHATATGPRRRLLPANAPVRRLPRMASAVSDASSMTKTLCIILARAGSKGLPSKNVIDLVGRPMIEYTLDHAFAARRLDRIVVSTDDAVAAKIAHRRGAIVVGRPAELAHDTATIDDAARHALTTIEEAEHARYEQIVILYANIPVRPLDLIDASIDKLQKTGCDSVQSVYRVGKTHPLWMRQLVGEQHDELIAYQENQIYRRQDLPPVFMLNGGIIAVRRAALMNVIPGQPHAFLGTDRRAIVTDEAAVIDVDTPRDLAIARATLQSAQRGEAVTPRTFPPMHIAERAIGAGQRAYVIAELGVNHDGSVERALQLTAAAKNAGADAVKLQLFDAKLLLSSEAMLAAYQRASAHDPHEMLARLQLSVDDMLQVRAACRRMGLGFIVTCFSIELLSAMRRLDVDAVKIASPDAVNLPLIEAMLTLRKPLILSTGTCGFDELTPTLLRCAKHPLTLLHCVSAYPTPPEHANLRRIGALAATFGRPVGYSDHTDDPSTGMLAVAQGATVIEKHLTYDTAAAGPDHAASFDPDQLRDYIRRIRAAERMLAGDPYHISEPEREVRKVSRQSVCVVRDLPAGHVLTRADLTVKRPGTGIPAAQLSAVVGRPLLKAVRANALLHESDLESSQNRCDDGDITQRDVA comes from the coding sequence ATGGCGCGACATCATCGCCGCGGCGCGCGAGGCGAACATTCGCGCGGTGCACGTCGAAACGGACCTGCTCGTCGATCAGGCGGCGCTGGAAGCGCTGATCGAATCGGAGGCGGACGTCATCAGCGTCCGCATCAACGCCGACGCGCCGGCGACGTACGAGAAGCTCATGGGCATCGATGCATTCAATCGCGTGCTCACGAACGTCGAATGGCTCCTCAATCACCGCAAGGCGGGCCGGCCGTGGATCGTGCCCCGGCTTGTCAAAACGGCGGAGAATGTGCACGAACTGGAGAGCTTTTTCGATCGGTGGATGTATTACTGCGGGCATGCGGTGATCGAAGCGCCGACGACCGGCGGGGGACTGATGCCGGACCTGGCGGTGCTCGACATGTCGCCGCCGAAGCGCGTGACCTGCCGCCAGCTCGCGCGCCGCATGACGATTCACAGCGACGGATCGCTGGCGCTGTGCGATCAGGACTGGCGCGGCGGGACGCCCGGCCGGCTCGACGAACAATGGAAAGCGCACACGCAACTGCGACAGGCCCACGCCGACGGCTGCTACCGGCAAACGCCCCAGTGCGCCGGCTGCCGCGAATGGCATCGGCCGTGAGCGACGCATCATCTATGACCAAGACACTGTGCATCATTCTCGCGCGGGCCGGGTCTAAAGGTCTGCCGTCCAAGAACGTCATCGATCTCGTCGGTCGCCCGATGATCGAGTACACGCTCGACCACGCCTTCGCCGCCCGCCGCCTCGATCGCATCGTGGTGAGCACCGACGACGCCGTCGCCGCGAAGATCGCCCATCGACGGGGCGCCATCGTCGTCGGCCGGCCCGCTGAACTCGCCCACGATACCGCGACCATCGACGACGCCGCGCGTCACGCGCTGACCACGATCGAGGAAGCGGAGCACGCGCGCTACGAACAGATCGTCATTCTCTACGCCAACATCCCCGTGCGCCCGCTTGACCTCATTGACGCGTCAATCGACAAGCTGCAAAAGACCGGCTGCGACAGCGTGCAGTCGGTGTATCGCGTGGGCAAGACGCATCCGTTATGGATGCGCCAGCTTGTCGGCGAGCAGCACGATGAGCTGATCGCGTATCAGGAAAATCAGATCTACCGTCGGCAGGACCTTCCGCCGGTGTTCATGCTCAACGGCGGGATCATCGCCGTGCGGCGCGCCGCGCTGATGAACGTCATCCCCGGTCAGCCGCATGCTTTTTTGGGTACGGACCGTCGCGCGATCGTGACGGACGAAGCGGCGGTGATCGACGTGGACACCCCGCGCGATCTGGCGATCGCGCGCGCGACGCTCCAAAGCGCCCAGCGCGGCGAGGCGGTCACGCCGCGGACCTTCCCGCCGATGCACATCGCCGAGCGCGCCATCGGGGCCGGTCAGCGCGCTTATGTCATCGCCGAGTTGGGCGTCAATCACGACGGCTCCGTCGAGCGGGCGCTTCAGCTCACCGCCGCGGCCAAGAATGCCGGGGCCGACGCCGTCAAGCTGCAACTGTTCGACGCCAAGCTGCTCTTGAGCAGCGAAGCGATGCTCGCGGCGTATCAGCGCGCCAGCGCGCACGACCCGCACGAGATGCTCGCCCGGCTTCAGCTTAGTGTCGATGACATGCTTCAGGTCCGGGCTGCCTGTCGGCGCATGGGCCTTGGTTTCATCGTGACGTGCTTTTCCATCGAGCTGCTGTCGGCGATGCGCCGGCTCGACGTCGATGCCGTGAAGATCGCTTCGCCCGACGCGGTGAATCTGCCGCTCATCGAGGCGATGCTCACGCTTCGCAAGCCGCTGATTCTTTCGACGGGAACGTGCGGGTTCGACGAGCTGACGCCGACGCTGCTGCGGTGCGCCAAGCATCCGCTGACGCTGCTGCACTGCGTCAGCGCGTACCCGACGCCGCCCGAGCACGCCAATCTCCGCCGCATCGGCGCGCTGGCGGCGACGTTCGGCCGGCCCGTCGGCTATTCCGATCACACCGACGACCCGAGCACCGGCATGCTCGCCGTCGCGCAGGGCGCGACCGTCATCGAAAAACATCTGACGTACGACACCGCCGCCGCGGGCCCCGATCATGCCGCGAGCTTCGATCCCGATCAGCTTCGCGATTACATTCGGCGCATCCGCGCCGCGGAGCGGATGCTCGCCGGCGATCCGTATCACATCAGCGAGCCGGAGCGCGAAGTTCGTAAGGTCAGCCGGCAGAGCGTCTGCGTCGTCCGCGATCTGCCCGCCGGTCATGTGCTCACGCGCGCCGACCTGACCGTCAAGCGCCCCGGCACGGGCATTCCCGCCGCGCAGCTCAGCGCCGTCGTCGGCCGCCCGCTGCTCAAGGCCGTCCGCGCCAACGCCCTGCTTCACGAAAGCGACCTTGAATCGAGCCAGAACCGCTGCGATGATGGTGACATCACCCAGCGGGACGTCGCTTGA
- the neuC gene encoding UDP-N-acetylglucosamine 2-epimerase (hydrolyzing) → MSNRRTIAVVTGSRAEYGLLAPVMRAIADRSDLSLRVLVAGAHLVTGTERDVKFKVAARIPMQQRGKTGRLADALALSRGVAGFARAFDKLKPDFVLVLGDRIEPFAAASAASVGGFRVAHIHGGDRAEGVADEAMRHAISKLAHMHFAASALSRKRLLKMGEQHVYFTGSPAADGLNRVKPAKDAPQIIVLQHPIGADDAKERRWMRQTLAATEGFHRLVMGPNTDPGSAGIVAALPPNAVDHMARDRWLSMLAGARVLAGNSSAGLIEAAVLKTPVVNIGPRQGGRERPRNVIDCDYGEKEVRRAIKRAMKLDLDKLKHPYGDGRASKRIAKLLAAVSLETISVRKHNAY, encoded by the coding sequence TTGAGCAATCGCCGCACCATCGCCGTCGTCACGGGTTCGCGGGCTGAATACGGCCTGCTCGCGCCTGTCATGCGCGCGATCGCCGATCGCTCCGATCTTTCGCTGCGCGTCCTCGTCGCCGGGGCGCATCTCGTGACGGGCACGGAGCGCGATGTGAAGTTCAAGGTCGCGGCGCGCATCCCGATGCAGCAGCGCGGCAAGACGGGACGACTTGCTGACGCGCTTGCCTTGTCGCGCGGCGTGGCGGGATTCGCCAGGGCGTTCGACAAGCTCAAGCCCGACTTCGTGCTCGTGCTCGGCGACCGCATCGAGCCGTTCGCGGCGGCGAGCGCGGCGAGCGTCGGCGGGTTTCGCGTAGCGCATATTCACGGCGGCGATCGGGCGGAGGGCGTAGCGGACGAGGCGATGCGCCATGCGATCAGCAAGCTCGCGCATATGCACTTCGCCGCGTCGGCGCTCAGCCGCAAGCGGCTTTTGAAGATGGGCGAGCAGCATGTGTACTTCACCGGCTCGCCCGCCGCCGACGGACTCAACCGCGTCAAGCCGGCGAAGGATGCGCCGCAAATCATCGTTCTTCAGCACCCAATTGGCGCGGACGATGCGAAAGAGCGCCGCTGGATGCGACAGACGCTCGCGGCGACGGAGGGGTTTCATCGCCTCGTGATGGGTCCCAACACCGACCCCGGCAGCGCGGGCATCGTCGCCGCCCTGCCGCCCAATGCCGTCGATCACATGGCGCGCGACCGCTGGTTGTCGATGCTCGCCGGGGCGCGCGTGCTCGCAGGCAACTCCTCGGCCGGTCTCATCGAGGCGGCCGTCCTCAAAACGCCCGTCGTCAACATCGGCCCGCGCCAAGGCGGACGCGAACGCCCGCGGAACGTCATCGACTGCGACTACGGCGAGAAGGAAGTCCGCCGGGCGATCAAGCGGGCCATGAAGCTCGACCTCGACAAGCTCAAGCATCCCTACGGCGACGGCCGGGCGTCGAAACGCATCGCCAAACTCCTCGCCGCCGTCTCGCTCGAAACGATCAGCGTCCGCAAGCACAACGCGTATTGA
- a CDS encoding TIGR01777 family protein, whose product MKIAISGSNGLLGSALVQSLREGEGHHTILRLLRKPTSATSETFTIHWLPTEGTIQGKKLNGLDAVVHLAGDNIASGRWTKAKMDSIRLSRVMGTKTLCDAIAQAPDPPKVLVCASAVGFYGNRGDEELTEQSPPGKGFLADVCKQWEAATLPAVQRGVRVVYLRFGAVISPDGGAIKKMLKPFEFGVGGTVGSGKQYIPWVSLEDAVRVIELSLNSSAVAGPINVCAPDPVTNKQLTKALGAALGRPTIFPLPGFVAKMIFGSQMAEEVLLASTRAVPRKLMNLGFQFKHTDLEALLKSQLRH is encoded by the coding sequence ATGAAGATCGCGATCAGCGGATCCAACGGGCTGCTCGGCTCGGCGCTCGTGCAGAGTCTTCGCGAAGGCGAAGGACATCACACGATCCTGCGCCTCCTCCGCAAACCCACCAGCGCCACCAGCGAAACCTTCACCATTCACTGGCTCCCGACCGAGGGCACGATCCAGGGCAAGAAGCTCAACGGGCTCGACGCGGTCGTGCATCTGGCCGGCGACAACATCGCCAGCGGGCGGTGGACGAAAGCGAAGATGGACAGCATTCGGCTCAGCCGGGTGATGGGCACCAAGACGCTCTGCGATGCCATCGCGCAGGCGCCCGATCCGCCGAAGGTGCTCGTGTGCGCCTCCGCGGTCGGGTTCTACGGCAATCGCGGGGACGAGGAGCTGACCGAGCAGTCGCCGCCGGGCAAGGGTTTTCTGGCCGATGTGTGCAAACAGTGGGAGGCGGCGACGCTGCCGGCGGTGCAGCGCGGCGTGCGCGTCGTGTACCTGCGCTTCGGCGCGGTGATCTCGCCCGACGGCGGCGCCATCAAGAAAATGCTCAAGCCCTTCGAGTTCGGCGTCGGCGGCACCGTCGGGTCCGGCAAGCAGTACATCCCCTGGGTCAGTCTCGAAGACGCCGTGCGCGTCATCGAGCTTTCGCTCAACAGCAGCGCCGTCGCCGGGCCCATCAATGTCTGTGCGCCCGATCCCGTGACGAACAAACAGCTCACCAAGGCGCTCGGCGCCGCTCTGGGTCGCCCGACGATTTTCCCGCTGCCGGGTTTCGTTGCGAAGATGATCTTCGGCTCGCAGATGGCCGAGGAAGTCCTGCTCGCCAGCACCCGGGCCGTCCCGCGCAAGCTCATGAACCTCGGCTTCCAGTTCAAGCACACGGACCTGGAGGCGCTGCTTAAAAGTCAGTTGCGTCACTGA
- a CDS encoding glycosyltransferase, whose translation MISFIVPAHNEEALLGETLSHIQAAACALGELYELIVVDDDSTDRTASIAAEQGARVVSVKLRHIAAVRNAGAKEARGELLFFIDADTQISPRTLAAAWRSTQAGSTAGGALVEMTPPIPFSGRIALTLWNTISRTLRFAAGCFVFVKREAFEAVGGFNAEFFAAEEIALSVALHRCGPFTILPHHVRTSARKLQTHTAGMHLRTMALSILTLGRSLRKREGLDIWYGQQRVNETKVGDPESK comes from the coding sequence ATGATTTCGTTCATCGTTCCCGCGCACAATGAGGAAGCGCTTCTGGGCGAGACGCTGTCGCACATTCAGGCGGCGGCCTGCGCGCTGGGCGAGCTGTACGAGTTGATCGTCGTTGACGACGACTCGACGGACCGTACGGCTTCGATCGCGGCGGAACAGGGAGCGCGCGTCGTGTCGGTCAAGCTGCGTCACATCGCGGCGGTGCGGAACGCCGGGGCGAAGGAAGCGCGGGGCGAACTGCTGTTTTTCATCGACGCTGACACGCAGATATCGCCGCGGACGCTCGCGGCGGCGTGGCGCAGCACGCAGGCGGGTTCGACGGCGGGCGGGGCGCTGGTGGAGATGACGCCGCCGATTCCATTTTCGGGTCGGATCGCGCTGACGCTCTGGAACACGATTTCGAGGACGCTGCGTTTCGCCGCCGGTTGCTTCGTGTTCGTGAAGCGCGAGGCGTTCGAGGCGGTGGGCGGGTTCAACGCCGAGTTCTTCGCGGCCGAGGAAATCGCCTTGAGCGTCGCGCTGCACCGGTGCGGCCCGTTCACGATCCTGCCCCACCATGTCCGCACCAGCGCCCGCAAACTTCAGACGCACACCGCCGGCATGCATCTGCGCACGATGGCGCTTTCCATCCTGACGCTCGGCCGCTCACTTCGCAAGCGCGAAGGGCTCGATATCTGGTACGGCCAGCAGCGGGTCAACGAAACGAAGGTCGGCGACCCCGAATCGAAGTAA
- a CDS encoding alpha-amylase: MSESKRRAILARMDDRFHRLYGDAAANCLRRLKLLMGQYEDRIDASNDKPRWTAADNVLITYGDSIRAADEKPLATLESFLADHLAGVIDTVHILPFFPWSSDDGFSVIDYRQVDPALGKWKDVAHLNERFGLMFDLVLNHCSRRGEWFRDYLTGIAPARYYFHEIAPGTDLSQVTRPRPSPLLTMVRTRSGERWVWTTFSADQVDLNFANPDVILEFLDILMLYIASGARIIRLDAIAYLWKKIGTSCIHLPQTHEVVKLMRDLVDLIAPRVILLTETNVPHAENVSYFGEGDEAHMVYNFSLPPLLLYALSKGDGTALTKWAKELAPPPSGCTFLNFTASHDGIGVRPLEGLLPPEEIRALCDRVRSLGGHVSEKSNPDGSTSPYEMNITYFSALGPTDASEKPGLHVKRFLCSQTIALALRGVPAAYIHSLTATQNDYANVEQLGYPRAINRHKWDRASLEARLAEKSTATHEVFTEYRRLLKVRAKQAALGPDVPQHVLDLGPRVFAVQRTTPDGAQSLLSISNLTGKRMTVDLPADSPKYADDLLDDRKGPIKLDPVTLAPYQTRWLTT, encoded by the coding sequence ATGAGTGAATCCAAACGCCGCGCCATCCTGGCCCGCATGGACGACCGATTTCACCGCCTCTACGGCGACGCGGCGGCGAATTGTCTGCGCCGGCTCAAGCTGCTGATGGGCCAGTACGAAGACCGCATCGACGCATCGAACGACAAGCCCCGCTGGACCGCCGCCGACAACGTGCTCATCACCTACGGCGACAGCATCCGTGCCGCCGACGAAAAGCCGCTGGCGACGCTCGAGTCGTTCCTCGCCGATCATCTGGCCGGCGTTATCGATACCGTGCACATCCTGCCGTTTTTCCCGTGGTCCAGCGACGACGGGTTCTCCGTCATCGACTACCGGCAGGTGGATCCGGCCCTGGGCAAATGGAAGGACGTGGCGCATCTCAATGAACGCTTCGGGCTCATGTTCGATCTGGTGCTCAATCACTGCTCGCGCCGCGGCGAATGGTTCCGCGATTACCTGACGGGCATCGCCCCGGCCCGATACTACTTCCACGAAATCGCGCCCGGCACGGACCTCTCGCAGGTCACGCGCCCGCGCCCGTCGCCGCTTTTGACCATGGTCCGCACGCGCAGCGGCGAACGATGGGTCTGGACCACCTTCAGCGCCGATCAGGTCGATCTGAACTTCGCGAACCCCGATGTGATCCTCGAGTTTCTCGACATATTGATGCTCTACATCGCCTCTGGCGCGCGGATCATCCGCCTCGACGCCATCGCGTATCTCTGGAAGAAGATCGGCACAAGCTGCATCCATCTGCCGCAGACGCACGAAGTGGTGAAGCTGATGCGGGACCTGGTCGATCTGATCGCGCCGCGCGTGATTCTGCTCACCGAGACGAACGTGCCGCATGCGGAGAATGTCAGCTATTTCGGCGAGGGCGACGAAGCGCACATGGTGTACAACTTCTCGCTGCCGCCGCTGCTGCTGTACGCATTATCGAAGGGCGACGGGACGGCGCTGACGAAGTGGGCGAAGGAACTGGCTCCGCCGCCGTCGGGCTGCACGTTCCTGAACTTCACCGCTTCGCACGACGGGATCGGCGTCCGCCCGCTGGAAGGGCTGCTCCCGCCGGAGGAGATTCGGGCGCTGTGCGATCGCGTGCGTTCGCTCGGCGGACACGTGAGCGAGAAGTCCAATCCGGACGGTTCGACGAGTCCGTACGAGATGAACATCACGTATTTTTCCGCACTGGGCCCGACGGATGCGAGCGAGAAGCCGGGGCTGCATGTCAAACGGTTCCTGTGCTCGCAGACGATCGCGCTGGCGCTGCGGGGCGTTCCCGCGGCGTACATTCATTCGCTGACGGCGACGCAGAACGACTACGCCAACGTCGAGCAGCTCGGGTATCCGCGCGCGATCAATCGGCACAAGTGGGACCGCGCATCGCTGGAGGCGCGGCTGGCGGAAAAGTCGACGGCGACGCACGAGGTGTTCACAGAGTACCGCCGGCTTCTGAAGGTGCGGGCGAAGCAGGCGGCGCTGGGGCCGGATGTGCCGCAGCATGTGCTGGATCTGGGCCCGCGCGTGTTCGCCGTGCAGAGGACGACGCCGGACGGGGCGCAGTCGCTCTTGTCGATCAGCAACCTGACGGGCAAGCGGATGACGGTGGATCTCCCGGCCGACAGCCCGAAGTATGCAGATGACCTGCTCGACGATCGCAAGGGGCCCATCAAGCTCGATCCCGTGACGCTCGCGCCGTATCAGACGCGCTGGCTCACCACGTAA
- a CDS encoding glycosyltransferase, producing MSSSRIGFVSTRFAGTDGVSLESAKWAQVLWDVDRHISFWYAGRLDRAPEASFCTPEAYFNHPANQWVNQRVLGTTKRNRPVTARIRDLSDYLKDSLYEYVRRFSLDMLILQNVLTIPMHVPLGIAVTEFIAETGIPCIAHHHDFYWERVRFQTTAVDDYIDMAFPPRLPSVQHVVINQGQREELSWRKGIPAILMPNIFDFENPPPRIDHYSSDLRDQIGLGPDDVMILQPTRIVPRKGIEHAIKLVQMLGDKKYKLVISHDAGDEGFDYFHILSDLAAEAGVDMRFISTRIGEVRQLDIEGRKIYTLWDLYPHADLVTYFSTYEGFGNALLEAIYFRIPLAINRYEIFARDIEPHGFNIPTIDNFVTRRVVEDVRRLLEDKEHRREVVDHNYAVASRFFSYRVARRKLSALISNVFGD from the coding sequence ATGTCCTCGTCGCGGATTGGTTTTGTCTCGACGCGCTTCGCCGGCACCGACGGCGTGTCGCTCGAAAGCGCCAAGTGGGCGCAAGTGCTCTGGGACGTCGATCGTCACATCAGCTTCTGGTACGCCGGCCGACTCGATCGCGCGCCCGAAGCGAGCTTCTGCACGCCCGAAGCGTATTTCAATCACCCGGCCAATCAGTGGGTCAATCAGCGCGTGCTCGGCACCACCAAGCGCAATCGTCCCGTCACCGCGCGCATCCGCGATCTTTCCGATTACCTCAAGGATTCGCTCTACGAGTATGTCCGTAGATTCAGCTTGGATATGCTCATTCTCCAGAATGTCTTGACGATTCCGATGCACGTGCCGCTGGGCATCGCCGTCACGGAGTTCATCGCGGAGACGGGCATTCCCTGCATCGCGCATCACCATGATTTTTACTGGGAGCGCGTGCGGTTTCAGACGACGGCCGTGGACGACTACATCGACATGGCCTTCCCGCCGCGCCTGCCGAGCGTGCAGCATGTCGTCATCAATCAGGGCCAGCGCGAGGAACTGAGCTGGCGCAAGGGCATCCCGGCGATTTTGATGCCGAACATATTCGACTTCGAGAATCCCCCGCCGCGGATCGATCATTACTCGTCGGACCTGCGCGATCAGATCGGGCTGGGGCCGGACGATGTGATGATCCTTCAGCCGACGCGCATCGTCCCGCGCAAGGGCATCGAGCACGCCATCAAGCTCGTGCAGATGCTCGGCGACAAGAAGTACAAGCTGGTCATCTCGCACGATGCGGGCGACGAGGGCTTTGATTACTTTCATATTTTGAGCGACCTGGCCGCGGAAGCGGGCGTGGACATGCGTTTCATCTCGACGCGCATCGGCGAAGTGCGGCAACTCGACATCGAGGGGCGCAAGATCTACACGCTCTGGGACCTGTACCCGCACGCCGACCTCGTCACGTATTTCAGCACGTACGAGGGCTTCGGCAACGCGCTGCTGGAGGCGATTTACTTCCGGATTCCGCTGGCGATCAACCGGTACGAGATTTTCGCGCGGGACATCGAGCCGCACGGGTTCAACATTCCGACGATCGACAACTTCGTGACCCGGCGGGTGGTGGAGGATGTGCGTCGACTGCTCGAGGACAAGGAGCACCGGCGTGAGGTGGTGGACCACAATTACGCGGTGGCCTCGCGGTTTTTCAGCTACCGCGTCGCCCGCCGCAAACTTTCCGCGCTGATCTCCAACGTGTTCGGCGACTGA